In the genome of Actinomadura luzonensis, the window GCCCGAGGAGGTGGCCGCCTGGGCGGCGCTCGGGGTGGAGCGGCTGATCGTGCGGCCCTGGACGCGCCGCCGCGACGCGGTCGCCGCCCTGACCGCCTTCGCCGGCCGCTACGGAGTCGGCGGCACCTGACCCCGGCCGGGCACCACCTCCGGCCGGTATCGCGCCGTGGGTCAGGCGCGGCGGGTCAGGCGCGGTGGCGGCCGCGGCGGCGGTGGCCGGTCGAGGTGGCGCTGATCGCGCCGACCAGCTCGCGCTCGTCGTGCCGGGCGTCGTGCCGTACGTCGTACCGGGCGTCGTACCGGGCGTCGTACCGGGCGTCGTACCGGGCGTCGTGCCGGCGGTCCTCGTGGCGCGGCGGGCGGGGGCTCGCCGGGTGGGACGGGCTCGGCGCGGTGGGGTTGGCCGGGCGAGGCGTGCCGCGGTGGCGGCGGCCCCGCGGCATCAGGTCCACCAGGTGCTCCTCGGCGGTCTGCTCCTGGCGGCGGCGACGCCCCCGGTAGCCGGCCGGGACCGGGGTGGGCGCGTCGAGGACGTCGCCGGTCCAGGCCGGGGCGAAGGCGTCGAACGTGCTGGTCGCCTCGGGGATGACGATCCGCTGGAACGGGCCCGTCTCGAAGACGAACGCGCCGGTGTCGGCGGGACCGGCCGCCGGCCGGGCCGGGCCGGCGTCGCGGATGCGCTGCATCGGCCCGGTGTCCCAGCACGGCTCGAACGGCCCGACGTCGACCGGCTCGCCGAAGGCGTCGGCCTCGGCGGGCGTGTACCGGCCGGACGGGTACGGGCGCTCGACGGCGATGCCGGTGCGCGGGTCCGGCTGGGCGGCCCGGCGGCCCCGGGAGCGGCGCAGCGGCGCGGCGTCCGCGAACGGGTCGAACGGCCGGGTGTCCAGGATGCGCCGCACCTGCTCGGCGGCCGGGGCGTCGCTGCCCCTGCCGCCCGCCGCGACGAGGTCGGCCTCGGCCTTGGCCACCAGCTCGGCCTCGGCCGCGCTGACGGGGGAGGTGCCGACGGGGGAGGTGCCGGCGGCGACGATGTCGGCGTCGCCCCGGACGAAGGGGGTCTCGGCGGCGATGAGCTCGGCCGCGGCGAGGCTCGCCTCGGCGGCGGCGAACAGGTCGGCCTCGGTGGTGGCGGCGAGGTTGGCCTCGGCGGCCGCCGCGACCAGCTCGGTGACGGGTTCGAGCACGGGCTCGGCGGTCGGGTCGAGCGTGGGACGGCGGGTCCACAGGGGCGTGACGGCGGGCTTGGCGGCGCCGCGGCGCTTGCGGCGGCGTCCCCGCTGGGCCGGCGCCGGCCGGGGCGCGGGCGTGGCGGCGGCCACCGCGGCGCGGACCCGGTTCTGCCGGGTCTTGGCGACGGCGAGCAGCGCCAGCGCGGCCACGAGGGTGGAGCCGACCAGCGTCGGCGTGGCGATGACCGGGATCGGTCCAGTGGTGGCGGCGTCGGCGTGGGTGGGCAGGGGCTCGGCGGTGGCCGCGGTGGTGTCGGCGGTCGTCGGCTTGGCGTGCTTGCCCAGCTTGGCGGCCTGCCCGGTGGGGGCGGCGGAGGGAGCGGCCGCCGCGCCGATCTTGGTGCCGGTGGTCTGCCCAGCGGTCTGCCCGGTGGTCTGCTCGGCCCTCTTCTTGGGCGACGAGGTGACCTGGTCGGTCTTCCTCGGCGAGGTGCTGCCCTGCGTCTGCTTCTTGGCGGGGGCGGTGGGCCGGGTGGCGAGCGGGGGCCGCTGGCCGGACTGCTGCTCGGGCGTCTGCGGGATCATCGCGCTGAGCGAGCCGTCGGGCAGGTGCAGCACGCCGGTGGGCGGGCCGGCGTCGGGCGGCAGGGAGCCCTCGACCTCGGACTTCTTCTTGGCGGCTTTGGCGTCCAGGCGGGCCTTGAGCACGTCGGGGTAGCCGTAGCCGACGACCTTGCTGGTGTCACGTTCCTTGCGCTTGGCGACGCCGCCGTCGATGTTGCCCTCGATGGTGATGATCCGGTCGCCCTCGACGCGCAGCACCACTCCGACGTGGTCGATGCGGTCGATGCTGTCGGAGCCGCTCCAGTCGTAGAAGACGAACGCTCCCGGCTTGGGCTTCTTGCCCCAGGCGCCCTGCTCCTTGAACCACTTCGCGTGCTCGACGGTCCAGGC includes:
- a CDS encoding CHAP domain-containing protein yields the protein MTPETHKFLELLQSQIGYAEKAGAYTKFGDWYGKNVEFDADYTSAPWCDMFLSWAAHKLGYEEWMGQFAWTVEHAKWFKEQGAWGKKPKPGAFVFYDWSGSDSIDRIDHVGVVLRVEGDRIITIEGNIDGGVAKRKERDTSKVVGYGYPDVLKARLDAKAAKKKSEVEGSLPPDAGPPTGVLHLPDGSLSAMIPQTPEQQSGQRPPLATRPTAPAKKQTQGSTSPRKTDQVTSSPKKRAEQTTGQTAGQTTGTKIGAAAAPSAAPTGQAAKLGKHAKPTTADTTAATAEPLPTHADAATTGPIPVIATPTLVGSTLVAALALLAVAKTRQNRVRAAVAAATPAPRPAPAQRGRRRKRRGAAKPAVTPLWTRRPTLDPTAEPVLEPVTELVAAAAEANLAATTEADLFAAAEASLAAAELIAAETPFVRGDADIVAAGTSPVGTSPVSAAEAELVAKAEADLVAAGGRGSDAPAAEQVRRILDTRPFDPFADAAPLRRSRGRRAAQPDPRTGIAVERPYPSGRYTPAEADAFGEPVDVGPFEPCWDTGPMQRIRDAGPARPAAGPADTGAFVFETGPFQRIVIPEATSTFDAFAPAWTGDVLDAPTPVPAGYRGRRRRQEQTAEEHLVDLMPRGRRHRGTPRPANPTAPSPSHPASPRPPRHEDRRHDARYDARYDARYDARYDVRHDARHDERELVGAISATSTGHRRRGRHRA